The genomic stretch CAAATCTATGAATTCCTTCATGAAGCATCCCTACACACAAACGGCATAGTCCAAAATTTAAGGGCACTCTCGAAAAAAGTGCCTCTCCCCATCCCTCATTTCCAACACCATAAGAGGACGAAGGGGTTCGAGGCCCCACCGGCGAAAACATCTCAACATATGTTTTCTTCTTGCACCATTCAAACCTTCCTCTGAAACTCCTTGTCGAAATAGGTTGAATAAGAGCCCAGGAGAACCCTCGCCAACCTGAGATCCTCTGCCCCGCTCCCGTCCCTATCCGCCAACTAATCCCTAATCTCTAATCTCTAATCCCTCCGACCGAAGGTCGCCGTCGCAATCCCTTCTTAATCAGGTCTCTCTCTCCAACCGTGATTCCTTGGGGGTCATGGTACTGGGAGGATCTGTCGCAATCCCTTCTTAATCAGGTCGGCCCGCAAGGCGGGAAGGGATCAGACATCAGGGATTTAGGGATGAGCTTTCGAGATAAGACCTACCATCTTGTTCAACATCTTCAAGATCTCCCCCACCAAAGCCTCCCGATCACGATATGTCTCCTCATCCATCCACCCTAAATCATAAGCCTTAACCAACCAATTGAGCGTCTCCGTCGCAGACCCCCTGGCAACCATTAAATAATGCACATACTCCCTCCCCCTACGGCGACCAAAACCCTCACTGATATTGGCACTAATCGACCCAGAAGACCTCAACACCTGATCCGCAAGGACTCGCCCCGCTACCCCCCTCGGAAATCTCCCCACATCTTTCACTATACTCAAAAATAGCTCATGACTCTTCT from Thermodesulfobacteriota bacterium encodes the following:
- a CDS encoding four helix bundle protein → MRDFRDLVVWQKSHELFLSIVKDVGRFPRGVAGRVLADQVLRSSGSISANISEGFGRRRGREYVHYLMVARGSATETLNWLVKAYDLGWMDEETYRDREALVGEILKMLNKMVGLISKAHP